From Halomicrobium salinisoli, the proteins below share one genomic window:
- a CDS encoding TorD/DmsD family molecular chaperone — translation MEDQQFHARRAALYGYAATALQFPDDTTVADLTDDEVQSAIRAAGDAVGCREAVDRLIDALDGVDRDGLESAYNDLFGVPGDDGTYPVVPYEAEHTVEGDVGEKQRRIATVVGLLEQFGLEPGDEFDERHDHVAVELELLQVLSAQRAAALADGDDDAADRLARATATAVDEHLAGFVPELAHAVTTEVSGEAADPDVADDALGVYARAAKLAAALVERDAASHPDPTSTQGVATDA, via the coding sequence ATGGAGGACCAGCAATTCCACGCGCGCCGCGCAGCGCTGTACGGCTACGCCGCCACGGCGCTCCAGTTCCCCGACGACACGACCGTCGCGGACCTCACCGACGACGAGGTGCAGTCAGCGATCCGGGCGGCGGGCGACGCCGTCGGATGCCGCGAGGCAGTCGACCGGCTGATCGACGCCCTCGACGGCGTCGACCGCGACGGGCTCGAATCGGCGTACAACGACCTGTTCGGCGTCCCCGGCGACGACGGCACCTACCCGGTCGTTCCCTACGAGGCCGAGCACACCGTCGAGGGCGACGTCGGCGAGAAGCAGCGCCGGATCGCCACCGTCGTCGGCCTGCTGGAGCAGTTCGGCCTCGAGCCCGGCGACGAGTTCGACGAACGGCACGACCACGTCGCGGTCGAGCTGGAGCTGCTGCAGGTGCTGTCCGCCCAGCGCGCAGCGGCACTGGCCGACGGCGACGACGACGCCGCCGACCGGCTGGCGCGGGCCACCGCGACGGCCGTCGACGAGCACCTCGCCGGGTTCGTCCCCGAACTCGCCCACGCCGTGACGACTGAGGTGAGCGGCGAGGCGGCCGATCCGGACGTCGCGGACGACGCGCTCGGCGTCTACGCCCGCGCGGCGAAACTGGCCGCGGCGCTGGTCGAGCGCGACGCGGCGAGTCACCCCGACCCGACGTCGACCCAGGGGGTGGCGACCGATGCTTGA
- a CDS encoding ethylbenzene dehydrogenase-related protein, with protein MLDLDRGAARRATAAAAVVAALLVVAQGAVTAAVTGGQQPMVETDRVPQVAADGQWADAPSRSVSLSEQQMALPYGGGSVDEMEVQAMTNDSHVAFRLSWEDPTNDTSLSSPGSYSDAAAVMLHSGERPPITMGATGEPVNIWYWRAQWQYGADDRSEWTGDMYAYPHPSEETKPGLAAGNPLSQGEYDDYGQNYYAAGFGSLSHAPAQNVDARATRDGDEWSVAFVREHATNGTHDAAFRANESMYLSFAVWNGSADEVNGKKSLTMQFSTLDTESGELAAADAGGDGGDGSGESGGDGNSGDGGSGLPQPFGYVGGLVAVVIVSWAAVYWRAAR; from the coding sequence ATGCTTGACCTCGACCGCGGGGCCGCCCGGCGAGCCACGGCGGCGGCCGCCGTCGTCGCCGCCCTGCTCGTCGTCGCACAGGGCGCGGTGACGGCCGCGGTCACCGGCGGCCAGCAGCCGATGGTCGAGACCGATCGGGTGCCCCAGGTCGCCGCCGACGGGCAGTGGGCCGACGCCCCCTCGCGGTCCGTCTCGCTGTCCGAGCAGCAGATGGCGCTGCCCTACGGCGGCGGGAGCGTCGACGAGATGGAGGTCCAGGCGATGACCAACGACTCCCACGTCGCCTTCCGGCTGAGCTGGGAGGACCCGACCAACGACACGAGCCTGTCGTCGCCGGGCAGTTACAGCGACGCCGCGGCGGTCATGCTCCACAGCGGCGAGCGGCCGCCGATCACCATGGGCGCGACGGGCGAGCCGGTCAACATCTGGTACTGGCGCGCCCAGTGGCAGTACGGCGCCGACGACCGCTCGGAGTGGACCGGCGACATGTACGCCTACCCCCACCCGTCCGAGGAGACCAAGCCGGGCCTGGCCGCCGGGAACCCCCTCTCGCAGGGCGAGTACGACGACTACGGCCAGAACTACTACGCCGCCGGCTTCGGCTCGCTGTCCCACGCGCCCGCCCAGAACGTCGACGCCCGCGCGACCCGCGACGGCGACGAGTGGTCGGTCGCGTTCGTCCGCGAGCACGCCACCAACGGGACCCACGACGCCGCCTTCCGCGCCAACGAGTCGATGTACCTCTCCTTCGCCGTCTGGAACGGCAGCGCCGACGAGGTCAACGGGAAGAAGTCCCTGACTATGCAGTTCAGCACGCTCGACACCGAGAGCGGCGAACTGGCGGCGGCGGACGCCGGCGGCGACGGGGGCGACGGGAGCGGCGAAAGCGGCGGCGACGGGAACAGCGGCGACGGCGGTAGCGGGCTCCCCCAGCCGTTCGGCTACGTCGGCGGCCTCGTCGCGGTCGTGATCGTCAGCTGGGCGGCCGTCTACTGGAGGGCCGCCCGATGA
- a CDS encoding CNNM domain-containing protein, translating to MSSTLLLVVAVAAVIGLLSVSAFFSSSETAVFSLPREWIERQAETEDRRAGVLKDLHDDSHRLLVTLLVGNNVVNIAISSIVTVVVAGYLPAGPAVVATTVLTSVLVLIFGEIVPKAYGLGNNERWALTVATPISIVERVLSPLITVFDVVTRRMNALIPVDGDIEKPYLD from the coding sequence ATGAGCAGCACGCTGCTTCTGGTCGTCGCCGTCGCGGCCGTGATCGGTCTCCTGTCGGTGAGCGCGTTCTTCTCGAGTTCGGAGACGGCGGTGTTCTCGCTGCCCCGCGAGTGGATCGAGCGCCAGGCGGAGACGGAGGACCGTCGGGCGGGTGTCCTGAAGGACCTGCACGACGACTCCCACCGCCTGCTGGTGACGCTGCTGGTCGGCAACAACGTCGTCAACATCGCCATCTCCAGCATCGTGACGGTCGTCGTGGCCGGCTACCTCCCGGCGGGCCCGGCGGTGGTCGCCACGACGGTGCTCACGAGCGTCCTCGTCCTGATATTCGGCGAGATCGTCCCGAAGGCCTACGGGCTCGGGAACAACGAGCGGTGGGCGCTGACGGTCGCGACGCCGATCAGCATTGTCGAGCGCGTCCTCTCGCCGCTGATCACGGTCTTCGACGTCGTCACGCGCCGGATGAACGCCCTCATCCCCGTCGACGGCGACATCGAGAAGCCGTACCTGGACTGA
- a CDS encoding HEAT repeat domain-containing protein produces MSHENWSARDRAPADTEDGLREALEDDAARTRREAALALVDRAEAGLDDATVAALSERVRGDDDPDVRQFAVEALGVAGAGTEAVGAALDDPEPWVRAEAVVALSRADGDPDRLREALGDDSGWVRRNAVIALGKLDAADQDLLVDRIKSDPHPAVREYAAQFLGRDPEDGEEAERILAALLAREANAFVRAKAAEGLGQIGTDRAEEALETHGLTDRSEDVARTARHALADARGVDPERLDAEVDPPTAPGSGPDTPGDQAVEGFRPDPSDPSGWSEESAAPGGAPGFDPQRDLDADMTDR; encoded by the coding sequence ATGAGCCACGAGAACTGGAGCGCGCGGGACCGCGCCCCCGCCGACACGGAGGACGGACTCCGGGAGGCGCTGGAGGACGACGCGGCCCGGACGCGCCGGGAGGCCGCGCTCGCGCTGGTCGACCGCGCCGAGGCGGGGCTCGACGACGCGACGGTCGCGGCGCTGTCCGAGCGCGTCCGGGGAGACGACGACCCCGACGTCCGACAGTTCGCCGTCGAGGCGCTGGGCGTCGCCGGCGCGGGGACCGAGGCGGTCGGCGCCGCGCTCGACGACCCCGAGCCGTGGGTGCGCGCCGAGGCCGTCGTCGCCCTGTCCAGGGCCGACGGCGACCCCGACCGCCTCCGCGAGGCGCTGGGAGACGACAGCGGCTGGGTCCGACGGAACGCGGTCATCGCGCTCGGCAAGCTCGACGCGGCCGATCAGGACCTGCTCGTCGACCGCATCAAGTCCGATCCCCATCCCGCCGTCCGCGAGTACGCGGCCCAGTTCCTCGGGCGCGACCCCGAGGACGGCGAGGAGGCCGAGCGGATCCTCGCGGCGCTGCTGGCCCGCGAGGCCAACGCCTTCGTGCGCGCGAAGGCCGCGGAGGGACTGGGACAGATCGGCACCGACCGCGCCGAGGAGGCGCTGGAGACCCACGGGCTGACCGACCGCAGCGAGGACGTGGCGCGGACGGCCAGGCACGCGCTGGCCGACGCTCGCGGCGTCGACCCCGAGCGGCTCGACGCGGAGGTCGACCCGCCGACCGCGCCCGGCAGCGGTCCGGACACGCCGGGCGACCAGGCGGTCGAGGGGTTCCGACCTGACCCGTCGGACCCCAGCGGCTGGTCCGAGGAGTCCGCCGCGCCGGGCGGCGCTCCCGGGTTCGACCCGCAGCGCGACCTCGACGCAGACATGACCGACCGATGA
- a CDS encoding P-loop NTPase: MTDQPTGADETEPTPEDVRAVLGEVTDPTHGTDVVDAGAVAGVDVSDGAVAVDAALDSRDPETADLLADRMRSAVLELPGVSEVHVDADAAGPDHGIELDGVDRVVAVASAKGGVGKTTVATQLARGLAAEGESVGLFDADVYGPNVPDLLDLEGPLETTADGAAKPVERDGVQAISVGLIANDEPLAWRGSMAHEAVEELLTDAAWDVDTLVIDLPPGTGDIVLTALQSFPVDGAVLVSTPFPTAAGDTGRSETLFREQGVPILGAVFNMAGYTCPSCGDEHAPFGEPPEVRADVLAELPVDETLRSTEGDVPDPFRSMAGAVRSKLDEADRIATSPDALDLRGVPERARRDQLRTEYDALDPGESLDALVDQPPASLRSAVADAVDGDPETATARRDGGAWAVRFSKPARAEPPAAAGE; this comes from the coding sequence ATGACCGACCAGCCCACCGGCGCCGACGAGACGGAACCGACTCCCGAGGACGTCCGGGCGGTCCTCGGCGAGGTGACGGACCCGACGCACGGGACGGACGTGGTCGACGCGGGCGCGGTCGCCGGGGTCGACGTCAGCGACGGCGCCGTCGCCGTCGACGCCGCCCTCGACAGCCGCGACCCCGAGACGGCGGACCTGCTGGCCGACCGGATGCGCTCGGCCGTGCTGGAGCTACCGGGCGTCTCGGAGGTTCACGTCGACGCGGACGCGGCGGGACCGGACCACGGGATCGAACTCGACGGCGTTGACAGGGTCGTCGCCGTGGCGAGCGCGAAGGGCGGCGTCGGCAAGACCACCGTCGCGACGCAGCTGGCCCGCGGGCTGGCCGCCGAGGGCGAGTCCGTCGGGCTGTTCGACGCCGACGTCTACGGCCCGAACGTCCCCGACCTCCTCGACCTGGAGGGGCCGCTGGAGACGACCGCCGACGGCGCGGCGAAGCCGGTCGAGCGTGACGGGGTACAGGCCATCAGCGTCGGCCTGATCGCCAACGACGAGCCGCTGGCCTGGCGTGGCTCGATGGCCCACGAGGCCGTCGAGGAACTGCTGACCGACGCGGCGTGGGACGTCGACACGCTGGTGATCGACCTCCCGCCGGGGACGGGCGACATCGTCCTCACGGCGCTGCAGTCGTTCCCCGTCGACGGGGCGGTCCTGGTGTCGACGCCGTTCCCGACCGCGGCCGGGGACACCGGACGGTCGGAGACGCTGTTCCGCGAGCAGGGCGTGCCGATCCTCGGCGCCGTCTTCAACATGGCCGGCTACACCTGCCCCAGTTGCGGCGACGAGCACGCCCCCTTCGGCGAGCCGCCCGAGGTCCGGGCGGACGTCCTCGCGGAGCTGCCCGTCGACGAGACCCTGCGGTCGACCGAGGGCGACGTGCCCGACCCGTTCCGGTCGATGGCCGGCGCGGTCCGATCGAAACTGGACGAGGCCGACCGGATCGCGACCTCGCCCGACGCGCTGGACCTCCGGGGTGTCCCCGAACGCGCCCGGCGCGACCAGCTCCGGACCGAGTACGACGCGCTCGACCCGGGCGAGTCGCTGGACGCGCTCGTCGATCAGCCGCCGGCGTCGCTGCGGTCGGCCGTCGCGGACGCCGTCGACGGCGACCCCGAGACCGCGACGGCTCGGCGCGACGGGGGCGCGTGGGCGGTGCGGTTCTCGAAGCCCGCACGGGCCGAGCCGCCGGCCGCCGCCGGGGAGTAG